The Paenibacillus sp. YPG26 genome includes a window with the following:
- a CDS encoding ABC transporter transmembrane domain-containing protein: protein MFSVLRNLGWFFRREKRRYAVGLVLLIVAGIAELAPPRLLGNAIDEIVNGSITWTSLTRYILLILAMLVFIYFITYIWMRAIFGGSNLVERLLRSRFMAHLLRMTPPFFERNRTGDLMARATNDLRSVAQTAGFGMLTLTDSTIFLAVIFIAMSTVISLKLTLAAIIPLPFIALAMSIYGKVIHQRYTVAQDAFGDMNDQVLESVAGIRVIRAYVQERNDERRFESVTNDVYEKNLAVARVDAFFEPTIRLCVGISYAIGLAYGIYLVFHNELTLGELVSFNMYLGMMIWPMFAIGELINIMQRGGASLDRVNEILYTKPDVEDADIPAQITQPERIEFNNVTFRYPSSAADNLKQINLSLRPGDTLGVVGRTGSGKSTLLKQLLHEYPLGTGEILISGVPLEQIPAEKLHAWIGYVPQEQILFSKTVRQNIQFGLKDASDEVIMEAIRTAAFDQDLQTLSDGLDTLVGEKGVALSGGQKQRVSLSRAFIADPQILILDDALSAVDARTEARIIGNIRSKRTGKTTLISTHRLSAIEHADHIIVLEKGQIIEQGTHEELLSNGGWYREQYDRQQVESNLTDGEVS from the coding sequence ATGTTCTCTGTTCTTAGAAACCTCGGATGGTTTTTCCGAAGGGAAAAAAGGCGTTATGCGGTGGGTCTTGTGCTGCTAATCGTAGCTGGTATCGCAGAGCTCGCTCCGCCCCGTCTTCTTGGTAATGCGATTGACGAGATTGTTAACGGGTCTATTACATGGACTTCACTTACCCGTTATATCCTCCTAATCCTTGCGATGCTTGTCTTTATTTATTTCATCACGTACATATGGATGCGTGCCATATTCGGCGGATCTAACCTGGTGGAGCGGCTGCTGCGGTCCAGATTCATGGCCCACCTGCTGAGAATGACTCCGCCTTTCTTTGAACGCAACCGGACCGGCGATCTGATGGCCCGAGCCACGAACGACCTTCGCTCCGTGGCGCAGACAGCGGGCTTCGGTATGCTGACTTTGACGGATTCCACCATCTTCCTGGCTGTAATCTTCATCGCCATGAGTACTGTCATCAGTCTGAAGCTGACCCTGGCCGCAATTATCCCCCTTCCTTTCATTGCCCTAGCCATGAGTATATATGGGAAAGTCATTCACCAGCGTTACACGGTTGCCCAGGATGCCTTCGGTGATATGAATGATCAGGTGCTTGAATCGGTAGCTGGTATCCGGGTTATCCGGGCATATGTGCAAGAACGCAATGACGAGAGACGTTTTGAATCTGTAACCAATGATGTATACGAGAAGAACCTGGCTGTCGCAAGAGTGGATGCTTTCTTCGAACCCACCATCCGTCTATGTGTCGGCATCAGTTATGCCATAGGTCTAGCCTACGGAATCTATCTCGTATTTCATAATGAGCTTACGCTCGGGGAGCTTGTCTCCTTCAATATGTACCTGGGGATGATGATCTGGCCTATGTTCGCCATTGGTGAGCTGATCAACATCATGCAGCGGGGCGGGGCCTCTCTGGACCGTGTTAATGAAATTCTGTACACCAAGCCGGATGTGGAGGATGCAGACATTCCCGCGCAGATTACTCAGCCTGAACGCATTGAGTTCAACAATGTAACTTTCCGTTATCCTTCATCAGCCGCAGATAATCTGAAGCAGATTAATCTTAGTCTCCGCCCTGGAGATACACTTGGCGTTGTTGGCAGGACCGGCAGCGGGAAGTCTACCCTGCTCAAGCAGCTCCTTCATGAATATCCGCTGGGAACCGGAGAAATTCTGATCTCGGGTGTACCGCTTGAGCAGATACCCGCCGAGAAGCTGCATGCGTGGATTGGTTATGTACCCCAGGAGCAAATTCTCTTCTCCAAGACCGTGCGCCAGAACATCCAGTTCGGCCTTAAGGATGCCTCGGATGAGGTCATCATGGAAGCGATACGCACCGCGGCGTTCGATCAGGATCTCCAGACTTTGTCTGATGGCCTGGATACCCTTGTTGGCGAGAAGGGCGTCGCTCTATCCGGGGGACAGAAGCAGCGGGTATCTCTGTCCAGAGCCTTCATCGCTGATCCGCAGATTCTGATTCTGGATGATGCGCTGTCCGCGGTCGATGCCCGTACCGAGGCCCGGATCATTGGAAATATCCGGAGCAAGCGTACCGGCAAGACAACGCTTATTTCAACTCACAGACTCTCTGCTATAGAACACGCAGACCACATTATTGTCCTGGAGAAAGGACAAATCATTGAACAAGGAACCCACGAGGAGCTGTTGTCGAACGGCGGCTGGTACCGTGAACAGTACGACAGACAGCAGGTGGAATCCAATCTTACAGACGGGGAGGTGTCTTAA
- a CDS encoding ABC transporter ATP-binding protein: protein MHTSTGKSLFKYALTAKKTFILALLMLAIGVAADLAGPFIARNMIDNHVLAIEKSYFQTQTQDEYTVSYSNVFYKREDRFAPGEQKGQEIRILQVGKGYVMALGSVTTKEGERSYKDGKLTISRGAETDIYMARPLSSAEIYSFYKPEFPGIVQLLGWYLGFLAIAIVMDFGKTYWLQSSANRVIQKLRLDVYAHIQRLPVNFFDNLPAGKVVSRVTNDTEAVKELFIAVLSNFFTGIINIIGVYVALFLLDARLGLICLFIVPILVLWVVLYRKYATRYNTIIRSRLSEINAIINESIQGMSIIRVFRRQKQSTEEFEALNDDYMKHQNKMLNLNAFTSHNLVNVLRSGTFAIILWYFGSSALGGASVVSLGVLYAFVDILGRLFHPITGMVNQLAALDSSMVSAGRVFTLMNEPGEQVTDGSMPRYTGNVEFKDVSFAYKRDYVLKNINFTAKQGQTVALVGHTGSGKSSIINLLFRFYDPQKGVITIDGTPVTELPKQWLRQHMGIVLQDPYLFTGTIASNVSLGDERISRETVEKALRDVGAERILSHLPGGMDEPVIEKGSTLSAGERQLISFARALAFDPAILILDEATANIDTETEALIQSALEVLKKGRTTFIIAHRLSTIRSADQILVLHRGEIVEQGTHDELLAMGGKYHQMYQLQLGASGLAASEEASEAAITLDPVPKGS from the coding sequence TTGCATACGAGTACGGGGAAATCCCTATTTAAATATGCTCTCACCGCCAAGAAAACATTTATTCTGGCCTTGCTGATGCTCGCAATCGGTGTGGCTGCTGATCTTGCCGGCCCCTTCATCGCAAGGAATATGATCGATAACCATGTTCTGGCCATTGAGAAGTCCTATTTTCAAACCCAGACCCAAGATGAATACACCGTCTCATATAGCAACGTATTCTATAAGCGGGAAGACCGCTTTGCTCCAGGCGAGCAGAAGGGACAGGAAATCCGTATCCTTCAAGTCGGGAAAGGTTATGTTATGGCACTCGGTTCTGTAACAACCAAGGAGGGCGAAAGGTCCTATAAGGATGGGAAGTTAACCATATCCCGCGGAGCAGAGACCGATATCTATATGGCCAGACCGCTCAGCAGCGCCGAGATCTACTCGTTCTACAAGCCTGAGTTCCCTGGCATTGTCCAGCTGCTGGGCTGGTATCTTGGCTTTCTCGCCATTGCTATTGTTATGGATTTCGGCAAGACCTACTGGCTGCAATCTTCGGCCAACCGCGTGATTCAGAAGCTTCGTCTTGATGTGTATGCGCACATCCAGCGGCTGCCGGTGAATTTCTTCGACAATTTGCCTGCGGGCAAGGTGGTCTCAAGGGTTACCAATGATACTGAAGCCGTGAAGGAGCTATTTATCGCGGTATTGTCCAACTTTTTCACAGGCATTATTAATATCATCGGGGTCTATGTCGCCCTGTTCCTGCTGGATGCCCGGCTAGGACTTATCTGTCTGTTCATCGTTCCGATTCTGGTTCTCTGGGTGGTGCTGTACCGCAAATATGCGACCAGATACAATACGATAATCCGCTCCAGATTAAGTGAAATTAATGCTATTATTAACGAATCGATTCAGGGGATGTCCATAATTCGTGTCTTTCGGAGACAGAAACAATCCACTGAGGAATTCGAAGCCTTGAACGATGATTACATGAAACATCAGAACAAAATGCTTAATCTGAATGCATTCACCTCCCATAACCTGGTCAATGTGCTGCGGAGCGGGACCTTTGCCATCATCCTTTGGTATTTCGGTTCCTCAGCGCTGGGAGGGGCTAGCGTAGTATCTCTGGGGGTCCTGTACGCCTTCGTGGATATTCTCGGACGCCTGTTCCATCCGATCACCGGAATGGTCAACCAGCTTGCTGCGCTTGATTCATCGATGGTGTCGGCCGGACGGGTATTCACGTTAATGAACGAACCTGGCGAGCAGGTCACTGATGGCTCAATGCCGCGTTATACAGGGAATGTCGAGTTCAAGGATGTCTCCTTTGCTTACAAACGGGACTATGTACTGAAGAATATCAACTTTACAGCTAAGCAAGGCCAGACGGTTGCCCTAGTAGGTCATACCGGTTCAGGCAAGAGCTCCATTATTAACCTGTTGTTCCGCTTCTATGACCCCCAGAAGGGTGTCATTACGATCGATGGTACTCCTGTCACCGAATTGCCAAAACAGTGGCTTCGTCAGCACATGGGAATTGTGCTGCAGGATCCCTACTTGTTCACCGGGACTATTGCCTCCAACGTTAGTCTTGGGGATGAACGAATCTCCAGGGAGACCGTAGAGAAGGCATTGCGCGATGTCGGTGCCGAACGTATTCTGTCCCACCTTCCAGGCGGGATGGATGAGCCGGTTATCGAGAAGGGAAGTACATTATCTGCCGGTGAGCGCCAGCTGATCTCCTTCGCCAGAGCGCTCGCCTTCGACCCAGCTATTCTAATCCTGGATGAAGCGACCGCGAATATCGATACCGAGACCGAAGCGCTGATTCAATCTGCGCTTGAGGTACTCAAGAAGGGCCGTACAACCTTTATCATTGCGCACCGACTCTCCACCATCCGTAGTGCGGATCAGATTCTGGTGCTGCACCGGGGAGAGATTGTGGAGCAGGGAACCCATGACGAGCTTCTTGCCATGGGCGGCAAGTATCATCAAATGTATCAGCTGCAGCTTGGAGCTTCAGGTCTTGCAGCCTCTGAAGAGGCTTCCGAAGCGGCAATAACCTTGGACCCTGTCCCTAAGGGATCTTAA
- a CDS encoding S-layer homology domain-containing protein — translation MINKSKAIAAWVLCGSLVAVSSASAFSDVTGENSEVIKSLQSKNIIQGITKDKFAPQGKLTSAQGVHLVVKALQLKSGSASQPEKGAAWYAESLKIAKENGIPVELAANPSAELTREQFAHILYKGIRATGNYPMIKMYIPVEDESEGTPEYQGSIQNLLLLKIASLDNSRKFHPKDTITRMEAALMVYKAAEFVNNHNAAQNEAQQVTFAVQKVNDQINKVVLTRAQQPNPGYGISIEKVDFSVDGTAILYYKLHSPEPDKIYPQVITDTQAETYLSSKYNIEIRLSQ, via the coding sequence ATGATAAATAAAAGCAAGGCCATTGCGGCATGGGTGTTGTGTGGATCTTTAGTTGCTGTCTCCTCAGCTTCCGCATTCTCGGATGTTACCGGGGAGAACTCTGAGGTGATCAAGTCACTGCAGAGCAAGAACATTATTCAGGGTATAACCAAGGATAAATTCGCTCCACAGGGTAAGCTGACAAGCGCGCAAGGCGTTCATCTGGTGGTGAAGGCGCTGCAGTTGAAATCCGGTTCTGCTTCTCAGCCCGAGAAGGGAGCGGCCTGGTATGCAGAGTCGCTGAAGATTGCCAAGGAGAATGGAATTCCGGTTGAGCTGGCAGCTAATCCCTCTGCGGAACTGACCAGGGAGCAATTCGCCCACATCTTGTACAAGGGAATAAGGGCAACAGGGAATTATCCCATGATTAAAATGTACATTCCCGTGGAAGATGAAAGTGAGGGTACACCAGAGTATCAGGGCAGCATCCAGAACCTGCTGCTGCTGAAGATCGCTTCTCTAGACAACAGCAGAAAATTTCATCCCAAGGATACAATTACGCGTATGGAGGCCGCTTTGATGGTCTACAAGGCAGCTGAGTTCGTGAATAATCACAATGCTGCGCAGAATGAAGCTCAGCAGGTTACCTTTGCAGTCCAGAAGGTTAACGATCAGATTAACAAGGTGGTTCTTACAAGAGCCCAACAGCCAAATCCGGGATACGGTATCTCTATTGAGAAGGTAGATTTCTCTGTAGATGGAACGGCCATACTGTATTACAAGCTTCATTCCCCGGAACCGGACAAGATATATCCACAAGTCATTACAGATACGCAGGCCGAGACCTATCTCAGCAGCAAATATAATATCGAGATCCGATTATCACAATAA
- a CDS encoding branched-chain amino acid aminotransferase has protein sequence MSNTITIEVSSSKKQKPADHELGFGKYYTDHMFILDYDKGKGWHSPRVIPYQPITLDPAAKIFHYGQSVFEGLKAYRTEDGRILMFRPDRNFKRLNLSNARLSIPELDEELALEALLKLLAVDQDWVPSSEGTSLYIRPFIIATEAALGVAPSTQYKFMIILSPVGSYYEEGIHPVRIYVESSYVRAVTGGVGNAKTAGNYAAGLKAQEEASEKGYSQVLWLDGVHKKYIEEVGSMNVFFKINGKVITPALNGSILDGITRSSIIELLKGMGVSVEERQISMEEIYAAYQDGTLEEAFGTGTAAVISPIGGLHWRDEDLVINQGETGELAAKLYNTLTSIQLGRLEGPEGWVVELPKS, from the coding sequence ATGTCCAATACAATCACAATTGAAGTAAGCAGCAGTAAGAAGCAGAAGCCGGCCGATCATGAACTTGGTTTCGGTAAATATTACACGGATCATATGTTCATTCTCGATTATGACAAAGGTAAAGGCTGGCATTCCCCGCGGGTTATTCCGTATCAGCCTATCACACTCGATCCTGCAGCCAAAATTTTTCACTATGGGCAAAGTGTATTTGAAGGTCTCAAGGCATACCGTACGGAGGATGGACGTATCTTGATGTTCCGTCCGGACCGGAACTTCAAGCGGCTTAATCTGTCCAATGCGAGACTCAGCATTCCTGAGCTGGACGAAGAGCTGGCCTTGGAAGCTCTGCTGAAGCTGCTTGCTGTGGACCAGGACTGGGTACCTTCGTCTGAAGGGACTTCACTCTATATCCGGCCTTTTATTATAGCAACGGAGGCTGCGCTCGGTGTAGCGCCTTCTACCCAATATAAATTCATGATTATTCTCTCACCGGTGGGATCTTATTACGAAGAGGGTATTCATCCGGTCAGGATCTACGTGGAATCCAGTTATGTACGCGCCGTTACCGGTGGTGTTGGTAATGCCAAGACGGCCGGGAATTATGCGGCAGGACTCAAAGCCCAGGAAGAAGCATCCGAGAAAGGATACTCTCAGGTCCTGTGGCTGGATGGCGTTCATAAGAAATATATTGAAGAAGTTGGCAGCATGAATGTATTCTTCAAGATTAATGGCAAGGTGATTACCCCGGCACTAAATGGAAGCATTCTGGACGGCATAACGCGGAGTTCCATTATCGAGCTTCTTAAGGGGATGGGAGTCTCCGTTGAAGAACGGCAGATCTCCATGGAAGAGATCTATGCTGCTTATCAGGATGGAACTTTGGAAGAAGCCTTTGGCACGGGTACTGCTGCGGTAATCTCTCCGATTGGAGGGCTGCACTGGCGGGACGAAGACCTCGTCATTAATCAAGGGGAGACAGGTGAGCTTGCAGCGAAGCTGTATAACACGCTCACTTCCATCCAGCTTGGCCGCTTGGAAGGACCTGAAGGCTGGGTTGTTGAACTGCCCAAGTCCTAG
- a CDS encoding LysR family transcriptional regulator: MDLRQMRYFLAIAKAGQITKAAKLLNMEQPPLSRQLKLMEQELGVTLFDRTGKSLRLTPSGELLRDRSETLLLQFNETLKEVKEYNEGIQGSLSIGSVVSCISLLPRPIELFREQYPGVTFKITEGDHFLLGDQLVKGMIELIVARLPFEADLDEQFEILPLPSDPYVAVVPSASFPMDGARTMNMRELADLPFLTLKTDQTTRMHEQVLQECRRHGFEPNIICECSSVAIIIALVAAGIGATVLPESVMSAFPIPRIRTMQLSDAHFQSDVGLVWLKERYLTKSARRFIERFAEDAGY, translated from the coding sequence ATGGATTTAAGACAGATGCGTTACTTTCTAGCGATTGCTAAGGCGGGTCAGATTACGAAAGCCGCCAAACTGCTGAATATGGAACAGCCTCCATTGAGCAGACAGCTCAAGCTCATGGAGCAGGAGCTAGGCGTCACCCTTTTTGACCGCACCGGCAAATCCCTTCGCCTGACGCCGTCCGGGGAGCTGCTTAGAGACCGCTCAGAAACGCTTCTTCTGCAATTCAACGAGACGCTTAAGGAAGTGAAGGAATACAACGAGGGCATTCAGGGCTCGTTATCCATTGGTTCCGTCGTCTCTTGTATCTCACTTCTACCCCGCCCTATTGAATTATTCCGGGAGCAGTATCCGGGAGTCACGTTCAAAATTACGGAGGGGGATCACTTCCTGCTCGGCGACCAGCTGGTTAAAGGGATGATTGAGCTCATTGTGGCCCGGCTTCCCTTTGAAGCGGATTTAGATGAGCAGTTCGAAATACTCCCCCTGCCTTCAGATCCATATGTTGCTGTTGTTCCAAGCGCTTCGTTCCCCATGGATGGCGCCCGGACTATGAATATGCGCGAGCTGGCTGATCTGCCCTTTCTGACCCTGAAGACAGATCAGACTACACGCATGCACGAACAGGTCCTGCAGGAATGCAGGCGGCACGGCTTTGAGCCTAATATCATATGCGAATGCTCCAGTGTGGCCATTATTATAGCGCTCGTTGCAGCTGGAATAGGAGCCACAGTACTGCCGGAGTCCGTAATGAGCGCCTTCCCCATCCCCCGAATCAGAACCATGCAATTATCGGATGCGCATTTCCAATCCGACGTAGGTCTCGTGTGGTTGAAGGAACGTTATCTGACCAAGAGTGCACGCAGGTTCATCGAGCGGTTCGCCGAGGATGCTGGATACTAA
- a CDS encoding four-helix bundle copper-binding protein, which yields MTHDLQYREYIEATLECMNACNYCYVSSLKEYELASLRDCIRIVRECADLCMFTADALSRGTIFAKEIMELCAKACEACAKECFRHEHDHCQKCAEACMRVIELSCVHTA from the coding sequence ATGACTCACGATTTGCAATATCGCGAATATATTGAAGCCACCCTGGAGTGCATGAATGCTTGTAATTACTGTTACGTCTCTAGCTTGAAGGAGTATGAGCTGGCCTCCCTTAGAGACTGCATCCGTATAGTGCGGGAATGCGCCGATCTATGTATGTTCACTGCGGACGCACTCTCACGGGGGACTATTTTCGCAAAAGAGATCATGGAGCTATGTGCCAAGGCATGCGAAGCGTGCGCCAAGGAATGCTTCCGACATGAGCACGATCACTGCCAGAAGTGTGCGGAAGCATGCATGCGGGTAATCGAGCTGAGCTGTGTACATACAGCCTGA
- a CDS encoding GTP-binding protein — translation MTQIPVYILSGFLGSGKTTLLQQLITYWKDQGLRPAVVMNEIGDVNLDGLLVEEQVPMAEMLSGCICCSIRADLSSEMSELIAREKPDVVIIEATGAANPMEVLDAVAEVSLYQKLEIMPMITVVDAPHLLELSRTQKGKTFRLMQDQIRCGSVLILNKVDRVDDEAMDELGKQLVSWNTFAKIIPAVRCQINLSELLELKGGPAGPQLIQDQVNGHSHAIEPNVRSEHIQSHSHESHNHVTVYTHYFQSPVNSELFEQFIKELPRDVYRGKGVLTFSDTSSRFLFQYAYRESDYMRINPQGDIPDVAVFIGEHFDKQLLASRLTQLEDSAVDTR, via the coding sequence ATGACACAAATACCTGTATATATTTTGTCAGGGTTTCTGGGCAGCGGGAAGACAACCCTGCTTCAGCAGCTGATTACATATTGGAAAGATCAAGGCCTGCGGCCTGCTGTGGTCATGAATGAAATTGGAGATGTGAACCTGGACGGTCTTCTTGTGGAAGAGCAGGTCCCTATGGCGGAAATGCTCAGCGGGTGTATCTGCTGCTCGATCCGGGCGGATCTAAGCAGTGAAATGTCCGAGCTGATCGCCCGGGAGAAGCCGGACGTGGTGATTATTGAAGCTACTGGCGCAGCCAATCCCATGGAGGTCCTGGACGCGGTTGCAGAGGTCTCGCTATATCAGAAGCTGGAGATTATGCCTATGATCACGGTCGTGGACGCGCCGCATTTGCTGGAGCTATCAAGAACCCAGAAAGGGAAGACCTTCCGGCTGATGCAGGATCAAATCCGCTGTGGATCGGTATTGATCCTGAACAAAGTCGACAGAGTGGACGATGAGGCGATGGACGAGCTGGGCAAGCAGCTTGTGAGCTGGAATACTTTTGCCAAGATTATCCCAGCTGTGAGGTGCCAGATTAACTTGTCTGAGCTGCTTGAGCTTAAAGGTGGGCCTGCCGGTCCCCAGTTGATTCAAGATCAGGTGAACGGGCATTCTCATGCAATAGAGCCGAATGTCAGGAGCGAGCATATTCAGAGCCACAGTCATGAGTCTCATAATCATGTGACCGTGTATACCCACTACTTTCAATCTCCGGTGAACAGCGAATTATTCGAGCAGTTCATTAAGGAGCTGCCTAGGGATGTATACAGGGGCAAGGGGGTTCTCACCTTCTCAGACACGTCGAGCCGTTTCTTGTTCCAATATGCGTACAGAGAGTCGGATTATATGAGGATTAACCCTCAGGGAGACATACCGGATGTTGCGGTATTTATCGGGGAGCACTTTGATAAGCAGCTGCTTGCGAGCCGGCTTACCCAGCTGGAAGATAGCGCTGTGGATACCCGGTAG
- a CDS encoding MogA/MoaB family molybdenum cofactor biosynthesis protein, with product MPRSVDEHRSEAPSTVRCMVITVSDTRTPETDSSGTLMKKLLEEHGYALEDYRIVQDDYDDIRQLLREAAANPAVEAVLLTGGTGIAPRDTTYEAVRSLLSKELPGFGEIFRYLSFSEDIGSAAILSRAIAGTIGSTAVFSMPGSKGAVKLAMERIIVPELRHVMREIYKK from the coding sequence ATGCCCAGATCTGTAGATGAACACCGCAGCGAAGCCCCAAGCACGGTCAGATGTATGGTAATTACGGTCTCGGACACTCGAACTCCGGAGACGGACAGCAGCGGCACCCTGATGAAGAAGCTGCTTGAAGAGCACGGATATGCGCTTGAGGACTACAGGATCGTACAGGATGATTATGATGATATACGCCAGCTGCTCAGGGAAGCAGCCGCCAATCCGGCTGTAGAAGCAGTTCTGCTTACAGGAGGAACGGGAATCGCTCCGCGCGACACAACCTATGAAGCCGTCCGCAGCCTTCTGAGCAAGGAACTGCCTGGATTCGGAGAGATTTTCAGATACTTGAGCTTCAGCGAAGATATTGGTTCGGCAGCTATCCTAAGCCGGGCTATTGCTGGCACGATCGGCTCTACAGCTGTATTCTCCATGCCAGGGTCTAAAGGAGCCGTGAAGCTGGCGATGGAGCGGATTATTGTTCCAGAGCTGCGTCATGTCATGCGTGAAATATACAAAAAATAA
- a CDS encoding acryloyl-CoA reductase: MIDPFRAFRVHQDEQGFRALVEEIGYQDLPQGEVLIKVEYSSVNYKDGLASIPEGRIVQRYPFIPGIDLAGEVIEPGSSEFRAGDQVLCTGYGLGVSHEGGYAEYARLPEDWLVRRPEGLSAKEAMAIGTAGFTAALSAELLLRSGLTPEKGPVLVTGATGGVGSMAVDILSKLGFEVTASTGKAPQEAMLRDLGAVSVISRGELASSAAKGTLGREKWAAVVDPVGGPGTGELLKSVQYGGAIALSGMTGGGKFDATVYPFILRGIQLLGVDSVMCPMPLRKKLWKQLAGEWKPGRVLQGAVSEFGLDELPKALADILAGQAIGRQVVKLG; encoded by the coding sequence ATGATTGATCCTTTTCGGGCGTTCCGGGTACATCAGGACGAGCAGGGATTCCGTGCTCTTGTGGAGGAGATCGGGTATCAGGATCTGCCGCAGGGAGAAGTTCTGATTAAGGTGGAATATTCCAGTGTGAACTATAAGGATGGGCTGGCCAGCATTCCTGAAGGCAGGATTGTTCAGAGATACCCGTTCATCCCGGGGATCGACCTGGCTGGAGAAGTGATCGAGCCGGGGAGCAGTGAGTTCAGGGCAGGGGACCAGGTCCTCTGCACGGGGTATGGGCTTGGCGTGTCTCACGAGGGCGGCTACGCCGAATACGCCAGGCTCCCCGAAGACTGGTTGGTCCGCCGCCCCGAGGGGCTCTCGGCGAAGGAAGCCATGGCCATCGGCACGGCCGGGTTCACGGCGGCGCTCTCGGCTGAGCTGCTGCTGCGCAGCGGGCTCACGCCGGAGAAAGGCCCCGTTCTGGTTACCGGGGCCACCGGCGGTGTGGGCAGCATGGCCGTCGACATCCTCTCGAAGCTGGGCTTCGAGGTGACGGCCAGCACGGGCAAAGCCCCGCAGGAGGCGATGCTGCGGGATCTGGGCGCGGTCAGCGTGATCTCACGCGGCGAGCTTGCAAGCAGCGCGGCCAAGGGGACGCTCGGCCGCGAGAAGTGGGCCGCCGTAGTCGATCCCGTCGGCGGCCCGGGCACCGGTGAGCTGCTCAAGTCGGTCCAGTATGGCGGGGCGATCGCCCTGTCGGGTATGACCGGTGGGGGCAAGTTCGATGCCACCGTTTATCCTTTTATTCTGCGCGGAATTCAGCTGCTTGGGGTAGACTCGGTCATGTGTCCAATGCCTCTGCGCAAGAAGCTGTGGAAGCAGCTCGCCGGGGAGTGGAAGCCAGGCCGTGTTCTTCAGGGCGCTGTAAGTGAATTCGGGCTGGATGAGCTGCCCAAGGCGCTGGCGGACATTCTTGCGGGACAAGCCATAGGGAGACAGGTAGTAAAACTCGGTTAG